One Castanea sativa cultivar Marrone di Chiusa Pesio chromosome 4, ASM4071231v1 DNA window includes the following coding sequences:
- the LOC142631853 gene encoding DNA (cytosine-5)-methyltransferase 1-like, with product MGSAALLDHESTVPNGEAAPAAASAPSDSSISSGTKKKKSKKNCPQTKKASTTSKAGKKRNVSECSEESAGSRKMPKRAAACRDFKQQSLRISEKSCLVEMKKDQLVDEEFLAVRMTSGKDDGRPNRRLTDFILHDENGVLQPLEMLEVDDMFISGLVLPLEEESSDREKEKGIRCEGFGRLESWDISGYEDGSPVIWLSTDIADYHCLRPASNYKKFYDHFFEKAHACVEVYKRLSRSSGGNPDSTLDELLAGVVRSMSGNKHFFGGASIKDFVISQGEFIYNQLIGLDETSKNDQMFAEMPALAALRDESRKHGSFMQAKASSMGSSLTIGAKLGDGENKNNHTGSSITAVEENEDVKLARLLQEEEYWKSMKQKKSQGSASMSNKFYIKINEDEIANDYPLPAYYKNSIEETDELIVFDSDTICDTDELPRSMLHNWSLYNSDSRLISLELLPMKPCSDIDVTIFGSGVMTADDGSGFCLETDPNQSSTCGSVTQDADGIPIYLSSIKEWMIEFGSSMVFISIRTDMAWYRLGKPSKQYASWYEPVLKTARLAISIITLLKEQSRVARLSFADVVKRVSEFKKDHCAYISSDPTVVERYVVVHGQIVLQLFAEFPDDKIKRCAFVIGLTSKMEERHHTKWLVKKKKVVPKGEPNLNPRAAMAPVASKRKVMQATTTRLINRIWGEYYSHYSPEDSKEGTACDLKEEKEEDEVEEQEEIEEDDAEEDNLLDSKATQKPRTISKRTNLYSMNKEIIWDGESAGKTCSGEVLYKKAIVRGDVIVVGGAVLVEDDESDEFPVIYLVEYMFETLNGSKMFHGRIMQRGSQTVLGNAANDREIFLTNECITLGLADVKQTIVLDIRIKPWGHQHRKDDANADKIDRARAEEKKRKGLPIEYYCKSLYWPERGAFFSLPLETMGQGSGFCYSCEIKEAQMDKEIFKVNSSKTCFVNRGTEYTVHDYVYVSPHHFAVESMEHSTFKGGRNVGLRPYVVCQVLEIVTKEPKQTDVKSTKVKVRRFFRPEDISIEKAYSSDIREVYYSEETDVIPVEDIEGKCEVRKKNDVPACNAPAIFQHIFFCERLYDPSKGSLKQLPAHIKLRYSTGDETGDAASRRKKGKCKEGEDDLEHDNQREASKANCLATLDIFAGCGGLSEGLHQSGVSSTKWAIEYEEPAGDAFKLNHPESLVFIKNCNVILRAVMEKCGDTDDCISTTEAAELASALHEKEINNLPLPGQVDFINGGPPCQGFSGMNRFSDSSWSKVQCEMILAFLSFADYFRPKYFLLENVRNFVSFNKGQTFRLTLASLLEMGYQVRFGILEAGAYGVSQSRKRAFIWAASPEEILPEWPEPMHVFAAPELKITLSENLQYAAARSTASGAPFRAITVRDTIGDLPAVGNGASKTNLEYQDDPVSWFQKKIRGNMVVLTDHISKEMNELNLIRCQRIPKRPGADWHDLPDEKVKLSTGQVVDLIPWCLPNTAKRHNQWKGLFGRLDWEGNFPTSITDPQPMGKVGMCFHPEQDRILTVRECARSQGFPDRYQFAGNIIHKHRQIGNAVPPTLAYALGRKLKEALDSKRCK from the exons atgggaTCCGCAGCTCTCTTAGATCATGAGTCCACCGTTCCCAATGGTGAAGCAGCCCCAGCTGCAGCTAGTGCCCCTTCTGATTCTTCAATTTCTTCAG gaacgaagaaaaagaaaagcaagaaaaattgTCCACAAACTAAAAAGGCATCAACAACTAGCAAAGCAGGAAAGAAGCGAAATGTGTCTGAGTGTAGTGAAGAGTCAGCTGGTTCACGGAAAATGCCTAAGCGAGCTGCTGCATGTAGAGATTTCAAGCAGCAATCTCTTCGCATATCTGAGAAGTCTTGCCTTGTTGAAATGAAGAAGGATCAGTTAGTTGATGAAGAGTTTCTAGCTGTACGCATGACTTCTGGAAAAGATGATGGTCGCCCAAACAGAAGACTAACTGATTTTATCTTGCATGATGAAAATGGTGTCCTTCAGCCCCTTGAGATGTTGGAAGTAGATGACATGTTTATCTCTGGACTTGTATTGCCTCTTGAAGAAGAAAGTTCAGacagagaaaaggaaaagggaatcAGATGTGAGGGCTTTGGACGGTTAGAATCATGGGACATCTCTGGCTATGAAGATGGTTCTCCAGTGATATGGCTTTCTACTGATATTGCTGATTATCATTGCCTTAGACCTGCCAGTAACTACAAGAAATTTTATGATCATTTCTTCGAAAAGGCCCATGCTTGTGTAGAAGTCTATAAAAGGCTGTCAAGATCTTCTGGAGGTAACCCTGACTCCACTCTGGATGAATTGCTTGCTGGAGTCGTTCGTTCAATGAGTGGAAACAAGCACTTTTTTGGTGGGGCATCTATTAAGGACTTTGTTATCTCTCAAGGAGAGTTTATTTATAATCAATTGATAGGTTTGGATGAGACATCCAAGAATGATCAGATGTTTGCGGAGATGCCTGCTCTTGCTGCCCTAAGAGATGAGAGTAGAAAGCATGGAAGCTTTATGCAAGCAAAAGCATCATCTATGGGCAGTAGTTTAACAATTGGTGCAAAATTAGGAGATGGAGAGAATAAAAACAATCATACTGGTTCATCCATAACTGCAGTGGAGGAAAATGAGGATGTAAAGTTAGCAAGACTCTTGCAAGAAGAAGAGTACTGGAAGTCAATGAAACAGAAAAAAAGTCAGGGTTCAGCCTCCATGTCCAACAAATTCTACATTAAAATTAATGAAGATGAAATTGCTAATGATTATCCTCTACCTGCTTATTACAAGAACTCCATAGAAGAAACTGATGAATTAATAGTATTTGACAGTGATACTATATGTGACACCGATGAACTCCCTCGAAGTATGCTTCATAATTGGTCACTCTACAACTCGGACTCAAGGTTAATTTCTTTGGAACTTCTTCCAATGAAACCATGTTCAGATATTGATGTCACTATTTTTGGGTCGGGAGTTATGACTGCTGATGATGGAAGTGGATTCTGTCTTGAAACCGATCCTAATCAGTCTTCTACATGTGGCTCAGTAACACAAGATGCTGATGGCATTCCAATTTATTTAAGTTCCATAAAGGAATGGATGATTGAATTTGGGTCATCAATGGTTTTCATTTCAATCCGTACTGACATGGCCTG GTATAGACTTGGCAAGCCCTCAAAGCAGTATGCTTCATGGTATGAACCGGTTTTGAAGACAGCCAGGCTTGCAATAAGTATCATCACATTGTTAAAGGAGCAGAGCCGAGTTGCACGGCTTTCTTTTGCAGATGTTGTCAAAAGAGTTTCAGAGTTCAAGAAGGATCATTGTGCATACATTTCTTCTGATCCAACAGTTGTAGAGAGATATGTAGTTGTACATGGACAGATCGTGCTGCAACTGTTTGCAGAGTTTCCAGATGATAAGATCAAGAGGTGTGCATTTGTGATTGGTCTTACAAGTAAAATGGAGGAGAGACATCACACAAAATGGttagtgaagaagaaaaaggttgTGCCAAAGGGTGAACCAAATTTGAATCCAAGAGCAGCAATGGCACCTGTTGCATCCAAGAGGAAGGTTATGCAGGCTACAACAACAAGGTTAATTAACCGAATTTGGGGGGAGTACTATTCACATTACTCTCCAGAAGATTCAAAAGAAGGAACCGCATGTGATTTGAAAGAGGAGAAAGAGGAGGATGAAGTTGAGGAGCAAGAGGAAATTGAAGAAGATGATGCTGAAGAGGATAATTTATTAGATTCAAAGGCAACTCAAAAACCTCGTACAATCTCAAAAAGAACTAATTTGTACTCTATGAACAAGGAAATTATATGGGATGGGGAGTCTGCTGGAAAAACATGCTCTGGTGAAGTGCTTTATAAAAAAGCCATTGTTCGTGGAGATGTGATTGTTGTAGGAGGTGCTGTTttggtggaagatgatgaatcAGATGAATTTCCTGTGATCTATTTAGTGGAGTACATGTTTGAAACATTGAATGGAAGCAAAATGTTCCATGGAAGAATTATGCAGCGAGGTTCTCAGACTGTTCTGGGAAATGCTGCTAATGACAGGGAGATATTTTTGACAAATGAGTGCATAACCTTGGGATTGGCGGATGTCAAACAGACAATTGTTTTGGATATTCGCATAAAGCCATGGGGACATCAGCATAGGAAGGATGATGCTAATGCTGATAAAATTGATAGAGCAAGagcagaagagaaaaagaggaaggGTTTGCCAATTGAATATTACTGCAAAAGCTTGTACTGGCCTGAGAGGGGTGCTTTCTTTAGTCTTCCATTAGAAACTATGGGTCAGGGTTCAGGCTTCTGCTACTCTTGCGAAATAAAAGAAGCACAGATGGACAAGgaaatttttaaagtaaattcATCGAAGACCTGTTTTGTAAACAGGGGAACCGAATACACTGTTCATGATTATGTCTATGTCAGCCCCCATCACTTTGCAGTGGAAAGTATGGAGCATTCAACTTTCAAGGGTGGAAGAAATGTAGGGCTGAGACCTTATGTTGTGTGCCAAGTGTTGGAGATTGTCACAAAGGAACCCAAACAAACTGATGTAAAATCTACCAAGGTTAAAGTCAGAAGATTTTTCAGACCAGAGGACATTTCAATTGAGAAGGCATACTCCTCTGACATTCGGGAG GTATATTACAGCGAAGAAACAGATGTTATTCCTGTTGAAGATATCGAAGGAAAATGTGaagtaagaaaaaagaatgatgtCCCAGCATGCAATGCTCCTGCCATCTTCcaacatattttcttttgtgaaCGCCTGTATGATCCTTCTAAGGGGTCCCTCAAGCAG TTGCCCGCCCATATCAAACTAAGATACTCAACTGGAGATGAGACTGGTGATGCTGCATCTcgaagaaaaaagggaaagtgTAAAGAGGGAGAAGATGATTTAGAACATGACAATCAAAGAGAAGCTTCCAAGGCGAATTGTTTGGCAACATTAGATATTTTTGCTGGTTGTGGTGGTTTGTCAGAGGGATTGCATCAGTCTG GTGTCTCATCAACCAAGTGGGCAATTGAGTATGAAGAACCTGCTGGAGATGCTTTTAAACTCAATCATCCTGAGTCACTGGTGTTTATTAAAAACTGCAATGTTATTCTTAG GGCTGTAATGGAGAAGTGTGGGGATACAGATGACTGCATATCAACTACTGAAGCTGCAGAGTTAGCTTCAGCTCTTCATGAGAAGGAGATTAATAATTTGCCATTGCCAGGACAAGTAGATTTCATCAATGGAGGGCCTCCATGTCAG GGTTTCTCTGGGATGAATAGGTTCAGTGACAGTAGTTGGAGTAAAGTTCAATGTGAAATGATCTTAGCGTTCTTATCCTTTGCTGATTACTTCCGGCCAAAGTATTTCCTCCTAGAGAATGTGAGGAACTTTGTGTCCTTCAATAAAGGGCAGACATTCCGTTTAACTCTTGCTTCGCTTCTTGAGATGGGTTATCAG GTGAGGTTTGGTATACTGGAAGCTGGTGCTTATGGTGTTTCTCAGTCAAGAAAACGTGCATTTATATGGGCAGCCTCCCCTGAAGAGATACTCCCTGAGTGGCCAGAGCCAATGCATGTCTTTGCTGCCCCAGAGTTGAAAATAACATTATCGGAAAATTTGCAGTATGCTGCTGCCCGGAGTACTGCCAGTGGAGCCCCTTTCCGTGCAATAACTGTAAGAGATACAATTGGTGATCTCCCAGCTGTTGGGAATGGTGCCTCTAAGACAAATTTGGAG TATCAAGATGACCCAGTTTCATGGTTCCAAAAGAAAATTCGAGGCAATATGGTTGTCTTGACTGATCATATATCAAAAGAAATGAATGAGCTCAATCTCATTCGATGTCAGAGAATTCCAAAGCGGCCAGGTGCTGATTGGCATGACCTTCCAGATGAAAAG GTAAAATTGTCTACCGGACAAGTTGTTGATTTGATACCATGGTGCCTGCCAAACACAGCCAAGCGACACAATCAGTGGAAGGGGTTGTTTGGCAGGTTAGATTGGGAAGGGAACTTCCCAACTTCCATCACAGATCCTCAACCAATGGGGAAGGTGGGAATGTGCTTTCACCCTGAACAGGACAGGATCCTTACAGTTCGTGAATGTGCTCGTTCTCAA GGTTTCCCAGATAGGTACCAATTTGCTGGTAATATCATCCACAAGCACAGGCAAATAGGTAATGCTGTTCCTCCAACGTTGGCATATGCACTAGGGAGAAAACTTAAGGAAGCGCTTGACAGTAAGAGGTGTAAATAG